One Clarias gariepinus isolate MV-2021 ecotype Netherlands chromosome 18, CGAR_prim_01v2, whole genome shotgun sequence genomic window carries:
- the LOC128506913 gene encoding FERM and PDZ domain-containing protein 4-like isoform X1, whose product MDVFGFSKMAKLSGHKNKSTGWPPPSGSWTGLQGATSYEWDATSARDTRECFINQASQSISLEEMRVEGVQVLPPAPRRVEMWRDPVLGFGFVAGSEKPVVVRSVTPGGPSEGKLIPGDEIIMINEEEVAAVPRERVIDLVRSCKESIFLTVVQPYPSPKSAFISAAKKAKLKSNPVKVRFAEEVIVNGQVPDTVKDNSLLFMPNVLKVYLENGQTKSFRFDNNTSIKDVIMTLQEKLSIKCIEHFSLMLEQRTEDFGSRLLLLHEQEMLTLVTQRPGSHIMKCFFRISFVPKDPVDLLRRDAVAFEYLYVQCCNDVVRERFGPELKYDAALRLAALQMYILSLTTRPTQKFSMKYIQKQWGLAHFLPPSVFSSMKEKNIKKALTHILKTNQNLVAPGKKLTILQAKVHYLKYLSDLRLYGGRVFKSLLLQGEKETGVTLLVGPRYGISHVINAKTNLVALLADFSHVNRIEILTEDEVNVRVELHVLDVKPITLIMESSDAMNLACLTAGYYRLLVDSRRSIFNMAHSNSSGDIDSGQDPRELEWPYSTSLGEEFSNQETIPSAIPYRPEADYPQEQEREDSISSSYIPEPLPPPYPGHSGERSQVRNKSPQRPPLLSSRQQPQDSPRSAKVSFIFRDPLLHAVNPRNLGYQPLMDESPELLESPAFISSSEVGFSTPDGAPFQIRPYVVYRNIGEGKIFDSAEGIEEPLLRDLCYADTPDDVEDDDEASCEEDTPGIHGEGEVGLPTSKITFLTLSGSSDDIIDLTALPPPEGDDDEDENDAILLSLNMAIAAPPPGFRDSSDEEGAEMKGRQQSCCDDSIPVSLIDAVPTHAEGNSARILDYAVVDTLQALEALAVSEDTTQARSNRTAGPGISRAFSPESSSDSGNETNSSEMTESSEQTAAHRLSENAMRLLVATTEGYQPLQEEKTEFPVSPSTRATIPKPPRSPSRRRDLAVQSIAVPLKHNLPSSNNPETEPEAKADKSLGKYLVKSHSSTLLNTGKRLKAIATEGRRTKKNKDVPGKYNTFSGRESNRRRQLVVKEFCERFQGTPSPVENEPTGGQVARSFGSREDLTGSSSSLPAKKIQDTEQTEIYKDDQKILPPLRQGVARLCEYHLAKRISSLQNEARSSHQGSQSSSLDVGGSTGSSASATPVDSPLCATDCKSSFSGSSSSLLLTSRDLHPHADAALLRKMLPNVHPPGSNPSLSARPSKIKETTGTARRSNLLSDLHAKHGSVRSINIKEGSDAYKQLINYLTVSQMHQRDKLFRAGIVGCNKDSRKHITNSTPFLDMAKVNNIVKCPCMLPSPSLLSSKPSAASQRIPKIYHSTTLPNKLKRSPDLHAQRPISNHEVRCNHSKQMSFFGLTHELEQSFNLDQFPSLNKNHSEGILHTSTEDLLMSDYKMTLAVQQTLNDSFCLSSVACTEDRGMLLRREGNSPAHLPRHIKTCAISLPPPPPPISLPPPPPLPPPLLLSLSKSTSYSGPTKDSVLTFRPNHGTSQGLNQCDTNSLNHGREIRSASIITAGPGSTDALIENSRAPLQGRIQQDHLQATEPQLQRRPTKKLSKSYSHGSMASQTMGWSVSSRDNRTDSAGFSGQKQIRSMQKLDVNPWTCNGPFSYCFFKKKNQSVEDEGDIGDGLRRQLCGLDEAGPSQFNLDTVLDPTGEQLYAEVLNNMTFGDRLVRINALKDHTYVYPAVYTDVQRDASELIAVVRSSVGRGDRGTPPMQTEELAQYKHLLAIESKALGQACRRMALAHGSPEEMLLAISSSFQVLCCLSEICMCLVRGLGASASQQQREVVAKVDEVVMNYMCLLRAAERASGSAPGDQSVKTLDRHSSTMSAIINTLTRSLKTLLNK is encoded by the exons CCAAGCATCTCAGAGCATTTCTCTGGAAGAGATGCGTGTAGAAGGTGTTCAGGTCCTTCCTCCTGCTCCTCGCAGAGTCGAGATGTGGAGAGATCCTGTGCTGGGCTTCGGCTTTGTGGCTGGTAGTGAAAAGCCTGTTGTGGTGCGTTCTGTCACACCAG GAGGCCCATCTGAAGGAAAACTGATTCCAGGAGATGAGATAATAATGATCAATGAGGAAGAAGTTGCAGCAGTACCGAGAGAAAGAGTCATTGACCTTGTCAG GAGCTGTAAGGAATCAATCTTTCTGACTGTTGTTCAGCCATACCCA TCTCCCAAATCAGCTTTTATCAGCGCAGCCAAAAAAGCCAAGCTGAAATCAAACCCGGTGAAAGTGCGCTTTGCTGAGGAAGTCATCGTTAATGGGCAGGTTCCG GACACTGTGAAGGACAACTCTCTGCTCTTCATGCCAAATGTCCTGAAGGTGTATTTGGAGAATGGACAGACCAAGTCCTTTCGCTTCGACAACAATACATCGATCAAG GATGTCATCATGACGCTGCAAGAGAAGCTGTCTATCAAGTGCATCGAGCATTTCTCGCTCATGCTGGAACAGAGGACAGAGGACTTTGGCAGCAGACTGCTGCTCCTACACGAACAGGAGATGTTAACTCTG GTCACTCAGAGGCCAGGGTCACACATAATGAAATGCTTTTTTAGAATCAGCTTCGTTCCAAAGGATCCAGTCGATCTTCTCAGAAGGGATGCTGTGGCTTTTGAATACCTCTATGTCCAG TGTTGTAATGATGTAGTTCGAGAGCGCTTTGGCCCTGAACTGAAGTATGACGCAGCTCTTCGTCTCGCTGCTCTGCAGATGTACATTCTCAGCCTTACCACGCGGCCGACACAGAAATTCTCAATGAAATACATTCA GAAGCAGTGGGGTTTGGCACATTTCCTACCTCCCTCAGTGTTCTCCAGCATGAAGGAGAAGAACATCAAAAAAGCTCTGACTCATATTTTGAAAACCAATCAGAATCTAGTAGCTCCCGGGAAGAAG ttaacCATATTGCAAGCAAAGGTTCACTATTTGAAGTATCTAAGTGATTTGAGATTATATGGAGGACGAGTATTTAAATCTCTTCTActa CAAGGAGAAAAGGAAACAGGTGTTACATTACTTGTAGGACCAAGGTATGGTATCAGTCATGTTATCAACGCCAAGACAAATCTCGTTGCCCTGCTGGCAGACTTCAGCCATGTTAATCGCATTGAGATACTCACAGAAGATGAAGTCAATGTGCGGGTAGAACTTCATGTTTTGGACGTCAAG CCTATCACGTTAATAATGGAGTCTAGTGACGCAATGAACCTTGCTTGCCTAACAGCTGGATACTATCGTCTTTTGGTGGACTCACGTCGATCCATTTTCAACATGGCCCACAGTAACAGCAGCGGAGATATAGACAGTG GCCAGGATCCTAGAGAACTTGAGTGGCCATACAGCACCTCTTTGGGTGAAGAGTTTAGTAATCAAGAGACCATCCCTTCAGCCATACCTTATCGACCAGAAGCAGATTACCCACAGGAACAAGAACGAGAGGACAGCATAAGCTCTTCTTACATTCCAGAGCCCCTGCCACCACCATATCCAGGCCACAGTGGAGAGAGGTCACAAGTAAGAAACAAAAGTCCTCAACGTCCACCACTTCTATCTTCAAGGCAGCAACCGCAGGACTCTCCCAGGAGTGCTAAGGTGTCCTTTATATTTAGAGATCCACTTCTGCATGCTGTAAACCCTCGAAACCTTGGTTATCAGCCCCTCATGGATGAGAGTCCCGAGTTGCTCGAAAGCCCTGCTTTCATTTCCAGCAGTGAAGTGGGCTTTAGCACTCCAGATGGAGCACCATTTCAAATTAGACCTTATGTAGTCTACAGGAACATTGGTGAGGGTAAAATCTTTGACAGTGCTGAAGGTATTGAAGAGCCTCTCTTACGTGATTTATGCTATGCTGACACGCCTGATGATGtggaggatgatgatgaagcTAGCTGTGAAGAGGACACACCTGGCATACATGGAGAGGGTGAAGTTGGGCTGCCAACAAGCAAAATAACATTTCTCACCCTTTCTGGTTCCAGTGATGATATTATAGATTTAACTGCTCTTCCACCTCCAGAGggagatgatgatgaggatgaaaaTGATGCGATTCTTCTTTCCCTCAACATGGCCATTGCTGCACCTCCCCCTGGATTCAGGGACAGTTCAGATGAGGAGGGTGCAGAGATGAAAGGTCGGCAACAAAGTTGCTGTGATGACAGCATTCCTGTGTCACTGATTGATGCTGTCCCTACACATGCTGAGGGCAATAGTGCCAGAATCTTGGATTATGCTGTTGTGGATACACTGCAAGCACTAGAAGCACTTGCTGTATCTGAGGATACCACCCAGGCTCGTTCTAACAGAACTGCAG GTCCTGGCATATCTCGAGCTTTCAGTCCCGAGTCCTCATCAGATTCAGGAAATGAGACCAACTCCTCAGAGATGACCGAGAGCTCAGAACAAACTGCAGCCCATAGGCTATCTGAGAATGCTATGCGTCTTCTGGTGGCGACTACAGAAGGCTACCAGCCCCTTCAGGAGGAAAAGACAGAATTCCCTGTTTCCCCTAGCACCAGAGCAACTATACCCAAGCCACCACGCAGTCCCTCAAGACGCAGAGACCTGGCAGTTCAATCTATAGCAGTGCCTTTAAAGCATAATCTACCTTCTTCCAATAATCCAGAGACAGAACCTGAGGCAAAGGCAGATAAATCCTTAGGTAAATATCTGGTTAAATCTCACTCAAGCACCCTTTTAAATACAGGAAAACGACTGAAAGCAATAGCAACTGAGGGAAGacgaaccaaaaaaaataaagatgtacCAGGCAAGTATAACACCTTCAGTGGTAGAGAAAGCAATAGAAGAAGACAACTGGTTGTAAAAGAATTCTGTGAACGATTTCAAGGGACACCGTCCCCGGTAGAAAATGAGCCTACAGGGGGTCAGGTTGCACGATCTTTTGGTTCAAGGGAGGATCTAACTGGCAGTAGTAGTAGTCTCCCAGCAAAGAAGATTCAGGATACTGAACAGACTGAAATCTATAAAGATGATCAAAAGATCCTTCCACCATTACGACAGGGAGTGGCACGACTGTGTGAGTACCACCTAGCCAAGCGgatttcttctttgcaaaatgaAGCTCGGAGTTCCCATCAGGGTTCTCAATCCTCGTCTCTGGATGTAGGTGGCAGTACAGGGAGTAGTGCTTCTGCAACCCCAGTGGACTCCCCTCTTTGTGCCACTGACTGCAAGAGCTCTTTCTCTGGATCCTCATCCTCTCTCCTGCTCACATCAAGGGACCTTCACCCTCATGCAGATGCTGCTCTCCTGAGAAAGATGCTGCCAAATGTACATCCTCCAGGATCCAATCCATCCCTCAGCGCCCGACCATCCAAAATCAAAGAAACCACAGGTACAGCTCGAAGGAGCAACCTTCTAAGTGATCTGCATGCAAAACATGGCAGTGTAAGAAGTATTAACATAAAGGAGGGGAGTGATGCTTATAAGCAGTTGATAAACTATCTTACAGTCAGTCAGATGCACCAGAGAGACAAACTGTTTAGGGCAGGAATAGTGGGGTGCAATAAGGACAGCAGAAAGCATATCACAAACTCTACACCCTTTTTAGACATGGCTAAAGTGAACAATATTGTCAAGTGTCCCTGCATGCTACCTTCTCCCTCCCTCCTCAGCTCAAAGCCCAGTGCAGCTTCCCAAAGAATCCCCAAAATATATCACTCAACCACTTTGCCAAATAAATTGAAGAGGAGTCCTGATTTGCATGCTCAGAGACCTATCAGCAACCATGAAGTGAGGTGTAATCATTCTAAACAAATGTCATTTTTTGGCCTTACCCATGAGTTAGAACAAAGTTTTAACCTTGATCAATTCCCATCTTTAAATAAGAACCACAGTGAAGGGATACTTCATACAAGTACAGAGGACTTACTCATGTCTGACTACAAGATGACACTTGCTGTCCAACAGACGCTTAATgattctttttgtctctctagTGTAGCTTGCACAGAAGACCGCGGAATGCTGTTGAGACGAGAAGGAAACTCACCTGCTCATTTACCAAGGCACATCAAAACCTGTGCCATCTCCCTaccacctccaccaccaccaataTCActtccaccaccaccaccattacCTCCTCCACTTCTTTTAAGTCTTTCAAAGAGCACCAGTTACAGTGGGCCAACCAAAGATTCGGTCCTCACTTTTAGACCAAACCATGGAACTTCTCAAGGATTAAATCAGTGTGACACCAATAGTCTGAATCATGGGAGAGAGATAAGAAGTGCCAGTATCATAACTGCTGGTCCTGGAAGTACTGATGCACTGATTGAGAATTCAAGAGCACCATTACAGGGCCGAATTCAGCAAGATCATTTGCAAGCAACTGAGCCACAACTACAAAGAAGGCCTACAAAGAAGCTGTCAAAAAGCTACTCCCACGGTTCAATGGCATCCCAGACCATGGGATGGTCTGTAAGTAGTAGAGACAACAGAACAGATAGTGCAGGTTTTTCAGGACAAAAGCAGATAAGGTCTATGCAGAAGCTGGATGTAAATCCCTGGACATGCAATGGTCCATTTAGTTACTGTttcttcaaaaagaaaaatcagtcaGTGGAGGATGAAGGTGATATAGGGGATGGTTTAAGGAGGCAGCTTTGTGGCTTGGATGAAGCGGGACCTTCCCAATTCAATCTCGACACTGTTCTAGACCCGACAGGAGAGCAGCTGTATGCAGAAGTTTTAAACAACATGACCTTTGGGGACAGACTCGTTCGCATTAATGCCCTAAAAGACCACACGTATGTTTACCCCGCTGTTTATACTGATGTTCAAAGAGATGCGAGTGAGCTGATTGCTGTGGTGCGTTCTAGTGTGGGCAGAGGTGATAGAGGAACCCCACCCATGCAGACAGAGGAGCTGGCACAGTACAAGCACCTTCTAGCAATTGAATCTAAAGCACTTGGGCAGGCATGCCGCAGGATGGCCCTAGCACATGGAAGCCCAGAAGAGATGTTGCTGGCAATTAGTTCTAGTTTTCAGGTGCTTTGTTGCTTATCTGAGATCTGTATGTGCTTGGTTCGTGGCTTAGGTGCTTCAGCCAGCCAGCAGCAGCGTGAGGTTGTGGCTAAGGTAGACGAGGTGGTCATGAACTACATGTGCTTGCTCCGGGCAGCTGAGAGAGCCTCAGGAAGTGCTCCAGGGGACCAGAGTGTTAAAACACTTGATCGCCATTCTAGCACCATGTCCGCTATCATTAACACTCTCACCCGCTCTCTGAAAACACTGCTCAACAAGTAG
- the LOC128506913 gene encoding FERM and PDZ domain-containing protein 4-like isoform X4, producing MDVFGFSKMAKLSGHKNKSTGWPPPSGSWTGLQGATSYEWDATSARDTRECFINQASQSISLEEMRVEGVQVLPPAPRRVEMWRDPVLGFGFVAGSEKPVVVRSVTPGGPSEGKLIPGDEIIMINEEEVAAVPRERVIDLVRSCKESIFLTVVQPYPSPKSAFISAAKKAKLKSNPVKVRFAEEVIVNGQVPDTVKDNSLLFMPNVLKVYLENGQTKSFRFDNNTSIKDVIMTLQEKLSIKCIEHFSLMLEQRTEDFGSRLLLLHEQEMLTLVTQRPGSHIMKCFFRISFVPKDPVDLLRRDAVAFEYLYVQCCNDVVRERFGPELKYDAALRLAALQMYILSLTTRPTQKFSMKYIQKQWGLAHFLPPSVFSSMKEKNIKKALTHILKTNQNLVAPGKKLTILQAKVHYLKYLSDLRLYGGRVFKSLLLQGEKETGVTLLVGPRYGISHVINAKTNLVALLADFSHVNRIEILTEDEVNVRVELHVLDVKPITLIMESSDAMNLACLTAGYYRLLVDSRRSIFNMAHSNSSGDIDSGQDPRELEWPYSTSLGEEFSNQETIPSAIPYRPEADYPQEQEREDSISSSYIPEPLPPPYPGHSGERSQVRNKSPQRPPLLSSRQQPQDSPRSAKVSFIFRDPLLHAVNPRNLGYQPLMDESPELLESPAFISSSEVGFSTPDGAPFQIRPYVVYRNIGEGKIFDSAEGIEEPLLRDLCYADTPDDVEDDDEASCEEDTPGIHGEGEVGLPTSKITFLTLSGSSDDIIDLTALPPPEGDDDEDENDAILLSLNMAIAAPPPGFRDSSDEEGAEMKGRQQSCCDDSIPVSLIDAVPTHAEGNSARILDYAVVDTLQALEALAVSEDTTQARSNRTAGPGISRAFSPESSSDSGNETNSSEMTESSEQTAAHRLSENAMRLLVATTEGYQPLQEEKTEFPVSPSTRATIPKPPRSPSRRRDLAVQSIAVPLKHNLPSSNNPETEPEAKADKSLGKYLVKSHSSTLLNTGKRLKAIATEGRRTKKNKDVPGKYNTFSGRESNRRRQLVVKEFCERFQGTPSPVENEPTGGQVARSFGSREDLTGSSSSLPAKKIQDTEQTEIYKDDQKILPPLRQGVARLCEYHLAKRISSLQNEARSSHQGSQSSSLDVGGSTGSSASATPVDSPLCATDCKSSFSGSSSSLLLTSRDLHPHADAALLRKMLPNVHPPGSNPSLSARPSKIKETTV from the exons CCAAGCATCTCAGAGCATTTCTCTGGAAGAGATGCGTGTAGAAGGTGTTCAGGTCCTTCCTCCTGCTCCTCGCAGAGTCGAGATGTGGAGAGATCCTGTGCTGGGCTTCGGCTTTGTGGCTGGTAGTGAAAAGCCTGTTGTGGTGCGTTCTGTCACACCAG GAGGCCCATCTGAAGGAAAACTGATTCCAGGAGATGAGATAATAATGATCAATGAGGAAGAAGTTGCAGCAGTACCGAGAGAAAGAGTCATTGACCTTGTCAG GAGCTGTAAGGAATCAATCTTTCTGACTGTTGTTCAGCCATACCCA TCTCCCAAATCAGCTTTTATCAGCGCAGCCAAAAAAGCCAAGCTGAAATCAAACCCGGTGAAAGTGCGCTTTGCTGAGGAAGTCATCGTTAATGGGCAGGTTCCG GACACTGTGAAGGACAACTCTCTGCTCTTCATGCCAAATGTCCTGAAGGTGTATTTGGAGAATGGACAGACCAAGTCCTTTCGCTTCGACAACAATACATCGATCAAG GATGTCATCATGACGCTGCAAGAGAAGCTGTCTATCAAGTGCATCGAGCATTTCTCGCTCATGCTGGAACAGAGGACAGAGGACTTTGGCAGCAGACTGCTGCTCCTACACGAACAGGAGATGTTAACTCTG GTCACTCAGAGGCCAGGGTCACACATAATGAAATGCTTTTTTAGAATCAGCTTCGTTCCAAAGGATCCAGTCGATCTTCTCAGAAGGGATGCTGTGGCTTTTGAATACCTCTATGTCCAG TGTTGTAATGATGTAGTTCGAGAGCGCTTTGGCCCTGAACTGAAGTATGACGCAGCTCTTCGTCTCGCTGCTCTGCAGATGTACATTCTCAGCCTTACCACGCGGCCGACACAGAAATTCTCAATGAAATACATTCA GAAGCAGTGGGGTTTGGCACATTTCCTACCTCCCTCAGTGTTCTCCAGCATGAAGGAGAAGAACATCAAAAAAGCTCTGACTCATATTTTGAAAACCAATCAGAATCTAGTAGCTCCCGGGAAGAAG ttaacCATATTGCAAGCAAAGGTTCACTATTTGAAGTATCTAAGTGATTTGAGATTATATGGAGGACGAGTATTTAAATCTCTTCTActa CAAGGAGAAAAGGAAACAGGTGTTACATTACTTGTAGGACCAAGGTATGGTATCAGTCATGTTATCAACGCCAAGACAAATCTCGTTGCCCTGCTGGCAGACTTCAGCCATGTTAATCGCATTGAGATACTCACAGAAGATGAAGTCAATGTGCGGGTAGAACTTCATGTTTTGGACGTCAAG CCTATCACGTTAATAATGGAGTCTAGTGACGCAATGAACCTTGCTTGCCTAACAGCTGGATACTATCGTCTTTTGGTGGACTCACGTCGATCCATTTTCAACATGGCCCACAGTAACAGCAGCGGAGATATAGACAGTG GCCAGGATCCTAGAGAACTTGAGTGGCCATACAGCACCTCTTTGGGTGAAGAGTTTAGTAATCAAGAGACCATCCCTTCAGCCATACCTTATCGACCAGAAGCAGATTACCCACAGGAACAAGAACGAGAGGACAGCATAAGCTCTTCTTACATTCCAGAGCCCCTGCCACCACCATATCCAGGCCACAGTGGAGAGAGGTCACAAGTAAGAAACAAAAGTCCTCAACGTCCACCACTTCTATCTTCAAGGCAGCAACCGCAGGACTCTCCCAGGAGTGCTAAGGTGTCCTTTATATTTAGAGATCCACTTCTGCATGCTGTAAACCCTCGAAACCTTGGTTATCAGCCCCTCATGGATGAGAGTCCCGAGTTGCTCGAAAGCCCTGCTTTCATTTCCAGCAGTGAAGTGGGCTTTAGCACTCCAGATGGAGCACCATTTCAAATTAGACCTTATGTAGTCTACAGGAACATTGGTGAGGGTAAAATCTTTGACAGTGCTGAAGGTATTGAAGAGCCTCTCTTACGTGATTTATGCTATGCTGACACGCCTGATGATGtggaggatgatgatgaagcTAGCTGTGAAGAGGACACACCTGGCATACATGGAGAGGGTGAAGTTGGGCTGCCAACAAGCAAAATAACATTTCTCACCCTTTCTGGTTCCAGTGATGATATTATAGATTTAACTGCTCTTCCACCTCCAGAGggagatgatgatgaggatgaaaaTGATGCGATTCTTCTTTCCCTCAACATGGCCATTGCTGCACCTCCCCCTGGATTCAGGGACAGTTCAGATGAGGAGGGTGCAGAGATGAAAGGTCGGCAACAAAGTTGCTGTGATGACAGCATTCCTGTGTCACTGATTGATGCTGTCCCTACACATGCTGAGGGCAATAGTGCCAGAATCTTGGATTATGCTGTTGTGGATACACTGCAAGCACTAGAAGCACTTGCTGTATCTGAGGATACCACCCAGGCTCGTTCTAACAGAACTGCAG GTCCTGGCATATCTCGAGCTTTCAGTCCCGAGTCCTCATCAGATTCAGGAAATGAGACCAACTCCTCAGAGATGACCGAGAGCTCAGAACAAACTGCAGCCCATAGGCTATCTGAGAATGCTATGCGTCTTCTGGTGGCGACTACAGAAGGCTACCAGCCCCTTCAGGAGGAAAAGACAGAATTCCCTGTTTCCCCTAGCACCAGAGCAACTATACCCAAGCCACCACGCAGTCCCTCAAGACGCAGAGACCTGGCAGTTCAATCTATAGCAGTGCCTTTAAAGCATAATCTACCTTCTTCCAATAATCCAGAGACAGAACCTGAGGCAAAGGCAGATAAATCCTTAGGTAAATATCTGGTTAAATCTCACTCAAGCACCCTTTTAAATACAGGAAAACGACTGAAAGCAATAGCAACTGAGGGAAGacgaaccaaaaaaaataaagatgtacCAGGCAAGTATAACACCTTCAGTGGTAGAGAAAGCAATAGAAGAAGACAACTGGTTGTAAAAGAATTCTGTGAACGATTTCAAGGGACACCGTCCCCGGTAGAAAATGAGCCTACAGGGGGTCAGGTTGCACGATCTTTTGGTTCAAGGGAGGATCTAACTGGCAGTAGTAGTAGTCTCCCAGCAAAGAAGATTCAGGATACTGAACAGACTGAAATCTATAAAGATGATCAAAAGATCCTTCCACCATTACGACAGGGAGTGGCACGACTGTGTGAGTACCACCTAGCCAAGCGgatttcttctttgcaaaatgaAGCTCGGAGTTCCCATCAGGGTTCTCAATCCTCGTCTCTGGATGTAGGTGGCAGTACAGGGAGTAGTGCTTCTGCAACCCCAGTGGACTCCCCTCTTTGTGCCACTGACTGCAAGAGCTCTTTCTCTGGATCCTCATCCTCTCTCCTGCTCACATCAAGGGACCTTCACCCTCATGCAGATGCTGCTCTCCTGAGAAAGATGCTGCCAAATGTACATCCTCCAGGATCCAATCCATCCCTCAGCGCCCGACCATCCAAAATCAAAGAAACCACAG TGTAG